The DNA sequence GGGCGTGCTGCCCGGTTACGACGCCGTCGGGTTCGCCGCGCCGCTGCTGCTGCTGGCCTGCCGGGTGGTCCAGGGCTTCTCCACCGGCGGTGAGTACGCCGGGGCGACCACGTACATCGCGGAGTTCGCGCCCGATCAGCGCCGTGGCTTCCTCGGCAGCTGGCTGGACTTCGGCACCTTCGTCGGCTACTCGATGGGCTCCGGTGTGGTCACGGTGCTCACCGCGATCCTCGGCGGGGACGGGATGGTGGCCTGGGGCTGGCGGGTGCCGTTCCTGGTGGCGGGTCCGCTGGGGTTGATCGGCCTGTACATGCGGCTGCGTCTGGAGGAGACCCCGGCCTTCCAGCTGGAGGCCGAGCGGGCGGCCGAGGCGGCGGAGGAGGCGGCCGCCCGGGGTGGCACCGAGCCGATCGAGGAGGCGCGCCAGTCCGGCAAGGGGCGGTTGAAGGAGATCTTCACCCGGCACTGGCAGGCGGTGCTGATCTGCATGGGCCTGGTGCTGCTCTACAACGTCACCAACTACATGGTCACGTCGTATCTGCCGACGTACATGACCTCCACGCTCGGCCAGCGGGCGACGGTCGCCCAGACGCTGGTCCTGGGCACCATGATCGTCGTCGCACTGACCATCACCGTGGTCGGGCGCAGCTCCGACCGCTGGGGGCGCAGGCCGATGTTCATGGTCGGAAGCGTGGGGTTGGTCGTGCTGGCGGTTCCGGCGATCCTGCTCATCCAGGCGGGCGGCATCCTGCTGCCCGCCATCGGCTGTCTGGTACTCGGTCTGCTGCTGGTCATCTTCGCGGGGACCAGCGCCGCCACGCTTCCGGCGCTGTTCCCGACCCGGCTGCGCTACGGCGCGCTGTCGATCTCGTTCAACATCTCGGTGTCGCTGTTCGGCGGTACGACACCGCTGCTGGCCTCATGGCTGGTGGCCACCACGCACAACACGCTGGTGCCCGCGTACTACCTGATGGTGGCGGGTCTGGTCGGCCTGGTCGCCACCATCTTCCTGTACGAGACGGCGGGGAAGCCGCTGCGCGGTTCGGGGCCGATGGTGGAGACCGAGGAGGAGGCCCGTACGGCGGTGGCCGAGAGCCGTACCGAGGCCGGGCGCCGCGCCCGCGACGTGTGGCTGCGGGTACGGCACCCCTGGACGCATGTGCACCAGGACGACGAGGAGTGAGACTAGACCCCAGGCCGCTCACCGGACCCAGCCGCTCACGCCCGGCCCATGGCCCGGGTGAGGGTGATCTCGATGAGGACGCGGTCGGGGTTGGGGCGTGGGGTGCGCTGGTAGCGCTCGGCGTAGCGGCGTTCGGCGTCCGCGATCAGCTCGGGGTCCTCGCATACCACCGCGAGCCCCTCCAGAGTGGCCCACCGCTTGCCCGCCAGCT is a window from the Streptomyces luomodiensis genome containing:
- the proP gene encoding glycine betaine/L-proline transporter ProP, whose amino-acid sequence is MLRTLLRRRKEPLSIEDVTVVDKPRMRRAVAATAVGNMMEWFDFGVYAYVAVTLGKVFFPSDNPATQVVSTFATFAVAFLVRPLGGLVFGPLGDRIGRRRVLSTTMIMMAIGTFAVGVLPGYDAVGFAAPLLLLACRVVQGFSTGGEYAGATTYIAEFAPDQRRGFLGSWLDFGTFVGYSMGSGVVTVLTAILGGDGMVAWGWRVPFLVAGPLGLIGLYMRLRLEETPAFQLEAERAAEAAEEAAARGGTEPIEEARQSGKGRLKEIFTRHWQAVLICMGLVLLYNVTNYMVTSYLPTYMTSTLGQRATVAQTLVLGTMIVVALTITVVGRSSDRWGRRPMFMVGSVGLVVLAVPAILLIQAGGILLPAIGCLVLGLLLVIFAGTSAATLPALFPTRLRYGALSISFNISVSLFGGTTPLLASWLVATTHNTLVPAYYLMVAGLVGLVATIFLYETAGKPLRGSGPMVETEEEARTAVAESRTEAGRRARDVWLRVRHPWTHVHQDDEE